A stretch of Verrucomicrobiota bacterium DNA encodes these proteins:
- a CDS encoding DoxX family membrane protein has product MNTKFEQCQQWVETHRDVLLDCVRVYLGVGLFIKGLYFLMHPELFAQFTNAAANSWLVPMARAVPYVHMLGGLLLALGVLTWLGALIQLPVLIGAVFFVNMPHMIDTEGREAVEFSALVLFLVCLIFLRSFLPGANPLSILQLRKGQSAPAAGGTKTSVGPDDLFVDLIRI; this is encoded by the coding sequence ATGAACACAAAGTTCGAGCAATGCCAGCAGTGGGTGGAAACACATCGGGACGTGCTCCTTGATTGCGTCCGGGTTTATCTCGGCGTCGGGCTCTTCATCAAAGGCCTCTACTTCTTGATGCACCCGGAATTGTTCGCCCAATTCACGAACGCCGCGGCAAACAGTTGGCTGGTCCCGATGGCGCGGGCGGTTCCTTACGTCCATATGCTGGGCGGACTGCTGCTGGCGCTGGGAGTGCTCACCTGGCTGGGCGCGCTGATCCAACTCCCCGTCCTCATCGGCGCCGTGTTCTTCGTCAATATGCCGCACATGATCGACACCGAAGGCCGGGAAGCCGTCGAGTTTTCCGCGCTGGTGTTGTTTCTGGTGTGTTTGATCTTCCTCCGGAGTTTCCTCCCGGGGGCGAATCCGCTGTCCATCCTGCAACTGCGCAAAGGCCAGAGCGCTCCCGCTGCCGGCGGGACCAAGACTTCGGTCGGCCCCGATGATCTTTTCGTGGATTTGATCCGCATTTGA